Proteins encoded in a region of the Roseateles sp. SL47 genome:
- the fliG gene encoding flagellar motor switch protein FliG has product MDDKGVEDAAILLMSLGEEEASEVFKHLAPKEVQKLGETIAKMKVVPRNRVEAVLDKFDKVAETQSTLVSDTDEYVRAVLRKALGEDKANLLLDRILQGSDVSSIESLKWMDPGSVAELLRNEHPQIVAAILSHLDFDQSSSVLRVFTERQRNEVLIRIATLDGIQPMALKDLNEVMGQILAGGERMKKSNLGGVKTAAEIINMMGSSVEASVLDYIREADSDLAQKIMDNMFTFDDLDKIDDRGIQAVLKEVQSESLIVALKGAGPELREKIFRNMSSRAAETLREDLESRGPVRLSEVEAEQKEILKVVRRLVDEGQIVLAGGGDDQFL; this is encoded by the coding sequence ATGGACGACAAAGGCGTAGAAGACGCAGCCATCCTGCTCATGTCCCTGGGCGAGGAAGAAGCCTCCGAGGTCTTCAAGCATCTGGCTCCCAAGGAAGTGCAGAAGCTGGGCGAAACCATCGCCAAGATGAAGGTGGTGCCGCGCAACCGCGTCGAAGCGGTGCTGGACAAGTTCGACAAGGTGGCGGAAACACAAAGCACGCTGGTGTCCGACACCGACGAATACGTGCGCGCCGTGCTGCGCAAGGCGCTGGGCGAGGACAAGGCCAACCTGCTGCTGGACCGGATCCTGCAAGGCTCCGACGTGTCGTCGATCGAAAGCCTGAAGTGGATGGACCCGGGCTCGGTGGCCGAGCTGTTGCGCAATGAACACCCGCAGATCGTCGCGGCCATCCTGTCGCATCTGGACTTCGACCAGAGCAGCTCGGTGCTGCGCGTCTTCACCGAACGGCAGCGCAATGAAGTGCTGATCCGCATCGCCACCCTGGACGGCATTCAGCCGATGGCGCTGAAGGACCTCAATGAAGTCATGGGCCAGATTCTGGCCGGTGGCGAGCGCATGAAGAAGTCCAACCTCGGCGGCGTGAAGACGGCGGCGGAAATCATCAACATGATGGGCTCCAGCGTGGAAGCCTCGGTGCTGGATTACATCCGCGAAGCCGACTCCGACCTGGCCCAGAAGATCATGGACAACATGTTCACCTTCGACGATCTGGACAAGATCGACGACCGTGGCATCCAGGCCGTGCTCAAGGAAGTGCAGTCCGAATCCCTCATCGTGGCCCTCAAGGGCGCCGGGCCGGAACTGCGGGAGAAGATCTTCCGCAACATGTCCAGCCGTGCGGCCGAAACCCTGCGCGAGGACCTGGAGTCGCGCGGCCCGGTCCGCCTGTCGGAGGTGGAAGCCGAGCAGAAGGAAATTCTGAAGGTGGTGCGCCGCCTGGTGGACGAAGGACAAATCGTGCTGGCCGGCGGCGGCGACGACCAATTCCTGTAA
- a CDS encoding FliH/SctL family protein, producing the protein MVTRPPRQVPPPTRPEGDSPRGTSYSRIIPREELSGFAAWNPGSLDGGQAPRRSPVSAPPPVEPPAPPPPPQPSIDELLHAARQSGYQDGYRDGMAALDAFKQSFAKQISAQVGALVTSFDADLQSVEREMAEALARTAVELARQVVRSELSTQPELIAKVAHDAVEALLINARHVRMRVHPDDLPLVLDGAGEELRARETQVIPDPSIARGGCKVDADICSVDATLPARWQAAVSTLGQASVWEDRRSAAEQASPRPWQPDAAREAPRDFQREATRPSAQDPTPQEPDRLEPERFESSRFDHSRFGDDTPA; encoded by the coding sequence ATGGTCACCCGCCCGCCCCGCCAAGTGCCGCCGCCCACCCGCCCCGAGGGCGATTCGCCGCGTGGCACCAGCTACAGCCGCATCATTCCGCGCGAGGAGCTGTCGGGCTTTGCCGCCTGGAATCCCGGCTCCCTGGATGGGGGCCAGGCGCCGCGCCGCTCCCCCGTGAGTGCCCCACCACCGGTGGAGCCGCCCGCACCGCCACCGCCGCCCCAGCCCAGCATCGATGAGTTGCTGCATGCCGCACGGCAGTCGGGTTATCAGGACGGTTACCGCGACGGCATGGCCGCACTGGATGCCTTCAAACAGAGTTTTGCCAAGCAGATCAGCGCCCAGGTGGGCGCCCTGGTGACCAGCTTTGATGCCGATTTGCAATCGGTGGAGCGGGAGATGGCAGAAGCCTTGGCCCGCACAGCGGTGGAGTTGGCGCGGCAGGTGGTGCGGTCCGAACTGAGCACCCAGCCCGAGCTGATTGCCAAGGTGGCCCACGATGCGGTGGAGGCGCTGCTCATCAACGCGCGCCATGTGCGAATGCGGGTGCATCCGGATGATCTGCCGCTGGTGCTGGACGGGGCCGGTGAAGAACTGCGCGCCCGTGAAACCCAGGTCATACCCGACCCCAGCATCGCCCGTGGCGGCTGCAAGGTCGATGCCGACATCTGCAGTGTGGACGCCACCCTGCCGGCGCGATGGCAGGCGGCCGTGTCCACGCTGGGTCAGGCCTCGGTCTGGGAAGATCGCCGCAGTGCGGCAGAGCAGGCATCTCCCCGGCCCTGGCAGCCGGACGCGGCCAGGGAAGCGCCGCGGGACTTCCAACGCGAGGCCACACGCCCCTCCGCCCAGGACCCCACCCCCCAGGAACCGGATCGCTTAGAGCCTGAACGCTTTGAGTCCAGCCGTTTCGACCACAGCCGCTTCGGCGACGACACACCGGCCTGA
- the fliI gene encoding flagellar protein export ATPase FliI, with translation MSTRTDRWQQYFRDLQNFSSHAPTLEPQGKLVRVAGLVLEATGVKVPVGSVCEIHMPSSAAQPRRGQRPVQAEVVGFSGDRAYLMPTDEIHGLASGAMVLPRPAALHGPVLGEERHPWRRDEDRGLHLPMGDGLLGRVVDPQGHPLDRSGPLQNVRDEPMVRRAINAMDRDPVRRPLDTGVRAINALLTVGRGQRLGLFAGTGVGKSVLLGMMARYTQADVIVVGLIGERGREVKEFIEDILGEQGLRRSVVVAAPADAPPLLRMQGASYATAIAEHFRDRGQHVLLLMDSLTRYAMAQREIALAIGEPPATKGYPPSCFAKLPQLVERSGNGLAGEGSITAFYTVLSEGDDQQDPIADAARGILDGHIVLSRELAESGHYPAIDVEKSISRVMTAVADRRHVELARRFRQLLAKYNKARDLIQLGAYQPGHDPELDAAVRLHADMVRLLQQDMHSPASLADCLSQLAATLNFA, from the coding sequence ATGAGCACCCGCACCGATCGCTGGCAGCAGTACTTCCGCGACCTGCAGAATTTTTCGAGCCATGCACCCACGCTGGAGCCACAGGGCAAGCTGGTGCGCGTGGCGGGCCTGGTGCTGGAAGCCACCGGCGTGAAAGTGCCGGTGGGCTCGGTGTGTGAGATCCACATGCCCTCCTCCGCCGCCCAGCCCCGGCGCGGACAGCGGCCGGTCCAGGCGGAGGTGGTCGGCTTCTCCGGCGACCGGGCCTACCTGATGCCGACCGACGAAATCCACGGCCTGGCCAGTGGCGCCATGGTGCTGCCGCGCCCGGCCGCATTGCATGGGCCGGTGCTCGGCGAAGAACGGCACCCCTGGCGCCGGGACGAGGACCGTGGCCTGCACCTGCCCATGGGCGACGGGCTGCTGGGCCGTGTGGTGGATCCGCAAGGCCATCCGCTGGACCGCAGCGGCCCGCTGCAGAACGTGCGTGATGAACCGATGGTGCGCCGCGCCATCAATGCCATGGACCGCGACCCGGTCCGGCGTCCGCTGGACACCGGCGTGCGCGCCATCAATGCCCTGCTGACGGTGGGACGCGGCCAGCGGCTGGGCCTGTTTGCCGGCACCGGTGTCGGCAAATCGGTGCTGCTGGGCATGATGGCCCGCTACACCCAGGCCGACGTGATCGTGGTGGGCCTCATTGGTGAACGGGGCCGTGAAGTGAAGGAATTCATCGAGGACATCCTCGGTGAGCAGGGGCTGCGCCGCTCGGTGGTGGTGGCCGCGCCGGCTGACGCCCCCCCGCTGCTGCGCATGCAGGGCGCCAGTTACGCCACCGCGATTGCCGAGCATTTCCGCGACCGAGGCCAGCATGTGCTGCTGCTGATGGATTCGCTGACCCGCTACGCCATGGCCCAGCGCGAAATCGCCTTGGCCATTGGCGAACCGCCGGCCACCAAAGGCTATCCGCCTTCGTGTTTTGCCAAGCTTCCGCAATTGGTGGAGCGCAGCGGCAACGGTTTGGCGGGAGAAGGATCGATCACCGCCTTTTACACGGTGCTCTCCGAAGGGGATGACCAGCAAGACCCCATTGCGGACGCGGCCCGAGGCATCTTGGATGGTCACATCGTACTAAGCCGGGAACTGGCCGAAAGTGGCCACTACCCTGCCATTGACGTGGAAAAGTCCATTTCCCGGGTCATGACCGCCGTGGCGGACCGCCGACATGTTGAACTGGCCCGGCGATTTCGGCAATTGCTCGCGAAATACAACAAAGCGCGTGATCTTATTCAACTCGGCGCCTACCAACCGGGGCACGATCCGGAGCTGGACGCCGCCGTTCGCTTGCATGCCGACATGGTTCGATTGCTTCAACAAGACATGCATTCACCCGCTTCTTTAGCGGATTGCCTCTCTCAATTGGCGGCCACACTTAATTTCGCGTGA
- the fliJ gene encoding flagellar export protein FliJ — MSSSNLQALTVLLERAEAERDEALRFLQDAERRAQAARMQHDQLHQYRNDYQSRWKQEFAQRTTIQILGCYQNFGGRLDQAIGQQAGAANFADQRLDAARKVLQERELRVASVRKLIERRRAEALRTQLRQEQRTTDEQAARAAARGGNPLNRLVA; from the coding sequence ATGAGTAGTTCCAATCTGCAGGCACTCACCGTGCTGCTGGAGCGCGCTGAAGCCGAGCGTGACGAAGCCCTTCGCTTCCTGCAAGACGCCGAACGGCGGGCGCAGGCGGCGCGGATGCAGCATGACCAGCTGCATCAATACCGCAACGACTACCAATCGCGCTGGAAACAGGAATTCGCCCAGCGGACGACGATCCAGATCCTGGGTTGTTATCAGAACTTTGGGGGGCGGCTGGACCAGGCCATCGGCCAGCAGGCCGGTGCTGCCAACTTCGCGGATCAACGTCTGGACGCGGCTCGCAAGGTGTTGCAGGAGCGCGAGCTCCGCGTGGCATCGGTGCGCAAGCTGATTGAACGCCGCCGTGCCGAGGCCCTGCGCACCCAGTTGCGCCAGGAGCAGCGCACCACCGATGAGCAGGCCGCCCGTGCGGCCGCCCGGGGTGGCAATCCCTTGAACCGCCTGGTCGCCTGA